GATACTGTCCAAGTAGCTGGAGGTCATTTTGATATAGACGCAAATAATGAACCAACAGGTATTTTTAGAGAAAATGCTATGAACCTAGTATATGATAATATGCCTTCACCAACTATAACTGAAATAAAAGACATGATCACAAGTGCTTGTAAATTAGCATTAAGTGAAGGAATAACGTCTATTCAGACAGATGATCTTGATAATTTTTCTGATAATGATTATGACAAGATTATAAAAGCATATGAAGAACTTAGAGATGATGGAGAGCTTCCTGTAAGGATATACGAACAATGTTTATTGGGAGATCTTGAAACTTTCAAAGGATTCCTGAACAAAGGATATAGAACAGGTCAAGGAGACAATTTTTTCAAGATAGGTCCATTGAAGATACTAGCAGACGGTTCTCTGGGAGCTAGAACAGCTTATTTATCAGAACCATATGAAGATGATAGCAGTACCTGCGGTATTGGAAAATTAACACAAGACCAATTGGACCAATTGGTCTTATGTGCTCATAAAAACAACATGCAGATAGCGATTCATTGTATTGGGGATAAGATAATGGACATGTCTTTTTCAAGCATAAAAAAAGCTATTGAGGAATATCCAAGAAAAGACCATCGTCATGGTATTGTACATAGTCAGATTACTACAAAACAATTGCTTGATGAATTTAGAAAAGTTGATGCTATTGCATATATCCAGCCTATTTTTTTGGATGGGGATATTTCTATTGTGGAAAAGAGGATAGGCAAAGAGAGAGCAAAATACAGCTATAATTTTAAAACCTTGATTGATATGGGGGTACATACTCCATATGGGTCCGATTGTCCTGTAGAACCTTTTAATGTATTACATGGAATATATTGCGCTGTAACAAGAAAAACGTTAGAGGGTCTTCCAGTGGAGGGATGGTTGCCAGAGCAAAAGGTAACTACTCTACAAGCAATCAGTTCTTTTACTAAAGAAGGAGCATATGCTTCTTTTGAGGAAGATGCAAAAGGTATTATCAAAGAGGGTATGTTAGCTGATTTAGTAGTACTTGATAATGATATACTTGAGATGGAGTCCCATAAGATAAAAGATATGAAGGTGGATTATACAATAGTTGATGGTGTTGTTGTATATGATAGAATGAAACAGTAAATAGTATTATAGAATCAATGAAAACGTATTTAACTTAATTAAGTGAATGTATAGATGTTTAAGTTCATAAAAAAGGCTGTCTAATATATTTTTATGCATAATTTGCTAAATATATTTAGACAGCCTGTAATTATACTAGATTTTATATTGTTTTATAGAGAAGTTCTAGTATCACAGTACTCGCATTTATATTCTTTTTTCTCTGGGTCAACTAAAGTAAATGTGATATCTTCATTTTTTTCGATAGTGGTTACGCATCTAGGATTATTGCATTTGAGAATACCCACAACTTTTTCTGGAATAGATAGTTTTATCTTATCCACTATGTTCTCGTCATCAATTATTGTGATTGTAAGTCCTGGGTCTATTAATCCAAGAATGTCTAGGTTGAGATCAATTACATTATCTATTTTTATTAAATCCTTCTTACCTAATTTGCTGGAAGGTGCATTTTTGATAAGAGCTGTAGTACAATCTGCTTCATCCAATTTTAGCTCTTTGAATATTTTGTATCCCAGTCCAGCTTTTATATGGTCTATGACAATCCCTTTTTTGATTCCATTAATTTTTAACATTAGCATCCCCTCCTAAAAGCTTTAATATCAGCGCCATTCTAACATACATACCATACTTAGCCTGGTTGAAATAAACTGCTCTTGGGTCATTATCCACCTCTGTGCTTATTTCATCTACTCTTGGTAATGGATGCAGGATAATCATATCTTTCTTAGCATTCATCAACTTGTCATTATCTAACAGATAATAACCTTTTAGTCTGAGATATTCTTCTTCATTGAAGAATCTTTCTTTTTGGATACGAGTCATATATAATATATCAAGTTCAGGAATAGCTTCTTCTAGATTGGATGTTTGATAAAATTCATGGTCAGTAAGTTCATCAGTAATGTAAGATGGTATTTCAAGCTCTGGTGGAGCTATAAAGACAAATTTAATATTTTCATATCTGCTAAGGGCTTTGACTAATGAATGAACAGTTCTTCCGAATTTCAAGTCACCGCATAGTCCAATAACATTATTGGAAAAACTTTTTTTGTATGAACGGATTGTAAGTAAGTCAGTCAATGTCTGAGTAGGATGTTGGTGTCCTCCGTCGCCTGCATTAATCACTGGTATATCAGAATATTTGGAGGCTAGTTTTGGTGCACCTTCTTTTGGATGTCTCATTACAGCTATATCAGCATAACAGCCTACCACTCTAATAGTATCTCCAATACTTTCGCCTTTGGAAACTGAGGATGATGAAGCTTCTGAGAATCCGAATACTCCGCCACCTAGTCTAAGCATTGCAGCTTCAAAACTGAATCTTGTTCTTGTAGATGGTTCGTAGAATAAAGTTGCTAATAGTTTGCCTTTGCAAACGTCCAAGTATTTATCTGGGTCTTTAATAATGTCATCTGCCAATGTAAAAATTTCTTCTAATTCCTCAACAGTAAAATCATCTGGTTGTATCAAATGTTTTCCTTTTAACATGGTATTTCCTCCTTTTTAGCATCACGGTACTAGATTAAAGGTTATTATTTTATAGGATATCTTTTAGGAATTCTGCCATTATATAATTGAATTTGGACATAAAAAAAACTTCCCTATAGGAAGGCATATGTTCTTGCTAATATGATATCAGGTATTATTATACACCTAATAATCATGTTATCCGTTACCTTCCTAGCCTCTCTTGGACTAAATTAAAGATACCTATCAATCAATAGATTAACACTTACTTTTACATAAGTCAAGTAAAAAATTTTACTAAAAATTATATAAAAAATTTTAAATTAATTATTTACTTTTTTTACAGTATATGCTAATATAATGTTATATAATTTATAAATTATAGTACAAGCTTGTTACAAACATATCTGTTTAATTAAAAAACACTCAATATAATGCGAAATATCTTATTCTATGGTCTATTCCGAAAATTCCCGCGTAAAATTAACTGAATATTTCTTAAAAATATACCTTTATTTACATAATGAAAATAAAGTATAGATGAGGAGTGATAATTTTCAAGTAATTTCATAAGTAACCCACGATAAAATTTTTTGAAAAATAAAAAAATAGGAGGAATTGTAATGAAGAAAAATTTTAAAGGGAAAATTGGGTTGTTTTTGGCTATCATGTTTGTTACACTTATATTGTCTCCAAAGACCTTGCTAGCTAATACTGAAGGCGATAGTGATAACCCGTGTATTATTTATCTAAAAGGTGTTGAATTGAACTTAGAAGAGGGTAGAAGAGAAAAAAGATCTGTAGTTGAAGATTCTGGTCTATATATTATTTCTTTTGAAGGACCTATTGAAGAGTATATGAAGAACGATATAACAAAATTAGGTGTAGAGCTTATTGAATATATCCCCGATTTTGCATTTCTATCAAGAATGAATTCTAATACAATTTCTGATGTTTCACTGCTTTCTTATGTAAATAAGATTGTAAGTTATCAGCCTGAATATAAAATAAATCCAGTATTAAAAAGTAAAAGAAGAACAACTAGATCAATCACTCTAGAGGATTTAAATGAAAAAGATATAACTGTTAAAATATTTACAGTTGACGATTCCTCTATTTTAGATGCTTACATAGAAGAATTTGGCGGTACTAAAATAGATTCTACTGAAAATGAAGTAATAGTTAAATTGAATCCAAGTGATGTTGAGAGATTTGCAAGCCTTGATTCAGTTAAATACATAGAGCCAGTTGTTGAATTCGAATTATTCAATGATAAAGCTAGAGATTTCATGGGTGTAAATAGTGTAAATAATCTAGGTTACAATGGATCTGGACAAGTTGTTGCAGTCTGTGATACTGGTATTGATACTGGTGTTAACGATAGTGGCATGCATTCAGATTTCCAAGGTCGAATTGATAGTATATTCCCATTGGGAAGAGCTACAGCTGATGACATACATGGTCATGGTACTCATGTTGCCGGTTCAGTTCTAGGTGATGGTACTAGATCCAATGGTCAAATCAAAGGTATTGCTCCACAAGCTCATCTAGTATTTCAATCAGTATTAGATTCTGGTGGAGGACTAGGCGGTCTTCCAAATGACTTGAATGACTTATTCCAACAAGCAGCAAATGCTGGTGCTCATATTCATACAAATTCTTGGGGAGCTGCAGTAGGCGGACAATATACTGGAAGTTCACAAGATGTTGATGAATATGTATGGAATAATAAAAATATGATTATCCTTTTCGCTGCTGGAAATGAAGGCGATGGATACAGTGGAACAGTTTATAATTCAATTGGTTCTCCTGGAACAGCTAAAAACTGTATTACTGTAGGTGCAACTGAAAACAATCGTCCTAATATGCCTAATACCAAGTGGGGAAATATAGGGGATAATCCAAATGAGATTGCTCCATTCTCTAGTCGTGGTAATTGTGATGATGGAAGAGTAAAACCTGATATAGTAGCTCCAGGTACATGGATTCTTTCTGCTAAATCATCTGTAGCGCCTTCAAGTAATTTCTGGGCAGACTACAATAATTACTATGCTTACATGGGTGGTACTTCAATGTCTACTCCATTAACTGCTGGAGCAGTAGCAGCAGCACGTGGATACATGCAGGATGTTTGGAATCATACACCAAGTGCAGCATTAATGAAAGCTGCAATCATCAATGGTGGTACTGATTTAGGTTTTGGTTTCCCAAGTAAAGATCAAGGATGGGGACGTGTTAACTTAGCAGATTCATTGAAGAACAAGGAATATGAATATTCTGATCAAGCTTATAGTCTAGCAACAGGTGCTACACAAAACTTTACTTACACTATAGAATCAACTAGTACTCCATTAACTATATCTCTAGTATGGTCAGATTATCCTGGTTCAACAGCTGCATCTAAAGCATTAGTTAATGACCTAGATATAAAAGTTACTTCTCCTTCAGGTACAGTATATTATGGTAATGATTTTACTCAACCATTTAATAGTGATTATGATAGATTGAATAATGTTGAAAATATATATATTGATTCACCAGAAACAGGTAATTATTCAGTTGAAGTAAAAGGCTACAATGTACCACAAGGACCTCAATCTTTTGCATTATTTGCGTCTGCTGATTTTGGTACTGCAATAGTTGATGATGTAGCACCAACATGTAACATCACTTCTCCAAGTAATGGTGATACAGTTAATGCTATGTTAGCTATTGAAGCCAATGCTGAGGATAATGTAGCAGTCAGCAAGGTAGAATTCTATGTTGATAATAATAAAATAGGTGAAGTAACTGCAGCACCTTATAATTTCAATTGGAATACAAATACTGTAAATAACGGTAATTATAATCTTAAAGTAAAAGCGATAGACACATCGAATAATGAAGCAACATCTAGTGAAATAACAGTTACAGTCAATAATGTTATTGACGATGAAGCTCCAACTTGTAATATAACTTCACCAACTAATGGTGATGATGTTAACGGAACAATAAATATTAACGCTGATGCCCAGGATAATATAGCAGTTAATAAGGTAGAGTTCTATGTTGACAATAATAAAATAGGTGAAGATGCTACATCACCTTATAGTTTTGAATGGGATACAACTACAGTAAGTAATGCATCTCATACATTAAAAGTAAAAGCAATAGATACATCAGATAATGAAGGTTTATCTAATGAGATTACTGTTGCTGTAGACAATGCTCCAACTGTGGAATATAAAACTGAAACCTTTACTGGTAGTGCAAGTATATTCAATAGTCCACAAATTGATATTGATGTAACTGCAAATGGTACAATAGATCTACAATTATCAGGTAGTTCATCATCATTAAAAATGAAACTATATGACCCAAGTGGCAGCCTACTAGCTACTAACAAATCCAGTATATCATATGATGCCACTGAAACAGGAACATATTCAATTGTAGTTTCGGCATTCAGCTTTTTCGGAGCAGATTATACATTGACAGCAACTTATCCTGTTGTTTCTACTCAAGATGAAGATATAGATTCAGTTGAAGATTCAACAGAAACTGTAGAACCAATAGAGGTTATTGCTGATGGAGATATCATTAGTGATATTATGACTATAGATACTTATGTTGATGAGAACAAATCTATAAAGCTTATTGAATTATATGTTGATGAAAATAAAGTAATGGAATTCACTGAAATACCTGAAGTTATTGAATGGGATACTACTACAGTAGACAACGGTAATCATGAGGTACAAGTAAAGATTACTGATGAATCAGGTAATGTTATTACTTCTACTACATTGAATGTTGTTGTAGAAAATGATATGAGTGAATAGATAATAGGTTAAGGGTAAAATTAAATATATAATCTATGTTCAGTAATAATTAATAATCATAGTACATAATTATGATTGTTAAGTAAGATAATCATCCCAAACAAGTTAGCACAGTAAAGATACACTGTGTTAACTTGTTCTTTGATTATATGTATTTTACAAGTCAACTCGATACAGAATATTAGGAGTGTTTTCTAAAGTATAAAAAATGTTTTTATCAGTAATTACTGTATGAACATAATCATCGGAATCTTTTACAATATCAACATAATGTTTGATTTCTTTTGTATTATAGTTAATTCGCATTATACCACATAGTACATTTCCATCTTTAGTTTCTGTAGTGGTTACCACATCTTGGGTAGGTTTGAATTGATCGAAATAGTGCCATGCTTGATTAGATAGGTCAGGTATCTCTCTGAAACCATCTTTAGTATCTTTTATCATTTTTTTATTAGAACCATCTATATCCACTTGATAAATACCATCTCTTTTTGCATATGTAATATGATTACCTTCAAGACAATATGTAAAATGCATACCTCTATCTGGATCATCAATAAGTCTAGTCAGGTTAGTGCCGTCTAAGTTAACTCTAAAGAAATCTCCAACTTCTCCACTTTCAGATTGCAAATAAAAGATTCCATCTTTATTGACAGAAATACGAATGACATCGGAAGAAGTAAGTTTTTCAGATTCATCTCCACTGACTCTAATTCTATGAACACCACTTCCCCATTTTTTATAATATATATAGCCATCCATTGTATTAAGATAATTTTCACAAGATTCCTCATCTATTATTCTGTTAACTCCAGTAGACAGATTCATAGCTGCTAGCCCATTAGAAGCTGTTCTATAATAAACCCAATCATCTTTTGCACCTAGAATTCTATCCATATCCTTCATTTCATAGGTTCTAGTAATAGGAGTATCTGTTTCTACAATCAAATCAAGATTCAGGTATTTTTCTATATCAGTTAGAGGCATATAAAAATCTGAACCATCAAAGTCTAAAGGAGATTTTATAACTGTAAGATAAACTAGGGAGTTATCCCAATATACCTTTAATATGGAATTCTTAAATTTATTTAGTTTTGTAATACTAAGACTGTAATGTTCATCTTTGGCATATTCTATCCAAGAGGAACCATATTGTTTTCTTTCACCATTTAGACCAATGATGTTTTTGATATATGTAAAAGATAAGAATGGTATACCTTCTTCAGAGATGTATCCTATTTCTTTATCTTTATGATAGAATATATTATTTTTATGTGAAAGATTTATTGTATTATGTTTAGGGTAGATAATGGGATTATTATTTGTCATAGAAGAGAATTTTTTTGCATTTTCTATTGATATATAATTCTCATTCTCTATCAATTTGGTTTCTATAGGAATGTTATTAATAATAACCTTGGATTTTGTCCATTGAGTATCTAAACTACCCTTATAATAATTTTCTTCAGACAGAGGATAAATCATCTTGTGTATATTTTGTGCAAAAGTAAGTACATCATCAGAATACAACTGAAAGAACCCAAAATCATTTAAATCAGTTGCTTTTATATAGATATCACCATCTATACTATAATAATTGAGAGGAAGACCATTAAAGAGAACTTTGGTTTCTTTTTTATCAGCGGCAGAACTAGTTGTATAACAAGTCATCATGAGTATGAATGTCATGGTGAATAATACAAATTTTTTCATTATAACCTCCTTTTTATGATAGTTTTATTAAATTATCCAATAAACTATGTTATAACAATTATACTCCATTTATAGTATGTATCAAATAAAAAATTAAGTTAGCAAGTGAAGTTACATTGAAATAATAAGATATCTAGATTATAATTTATCTTGTAGAACAGATGAGGCATAGCCTCGGAAACAACTTGTTTCTCAAGACGCGATTAAGTCCATTTGTTCTGAGAAAAGAAATATAACTTTCTATTAAGGTAAGGTGCTAATATGATAATGATTAGAAAAATAGGATACTATTTGATAGATTTACTTGCTGTGATAATATTTTATTTTGCGTTTATATATGAAGGAGCTAAGGATAATAGGTATATATTATTGCTGACATTATTCGTAGCTTATGTCATATTGTCTATCGCTAAGAATATCTTTAAAGAACATTCAAAAATAATACTGGTCATACTATGTTTGAAGATAATGTTGTTGCTGTTTATAGAAATCAACTCAAAGTTTGCAATCAATTATTTTATACATGCTGTTTATTTATTAATAATAATCGAATCGACCTCATTGCTTAGTTTCAAAAGCAGTTTGATAATTAATTCCTTGGCATTTATAGTATCGTTGTACAAATTTCTTAATCTAATATCTTTTAACAATAGTATTTCTAATATATCTCAGATGTTTCTTTTCGTTCTCATTAATTCTTTGGTAATTATTATATTGGGGTTCGCTAAGTATCATCAAGAAGAAAAAAGTAAGATTGATAATATATATAAGGAATTATTGAATGCCCATTATAAATTAAAAGACTATGCTCAGCAGATTAAGGAACTGACAACTACCCAAGAAAGAAATAGGATAGCCAGAGATTTGCACGATACACTTGGACATAATATGACAGGGCTTATTATGCAACTGGAAATGACAAGTTCAATGATGGATAAAGATATGGATGAGGCAAAAATTCTTATGGAAGAATCTAAGATAACTGCAAGGGAAAGCTTGAAGAAAGTTAGAGAGATTGTAGAAACTTTTAAAGATGAAAGTAGAATGTATACTGATATAGGTGCTATCAAGGAACTTATTGATGAGTTTTCCAGTAAGACAGGTGTTAAGATCAGTTTTGAAATTAAAGGAGAGAAAATTGCTTTATCCCCAGATGTTTATATAACATTGTATCGGGTTATACAGGAATCAATGACCAATGCTGTAAGGCATGGTAAAGCTGATGAAATTAAGATTGTTATTAAATATGAGAAAGATGTTATTAGATTTTCTATAGTTGATAATGGTGTTGGATGTGATGATGTTTGTGAGGGATATGGATTAAAGGGGATGAGAGAAAGAGTGGGGTTATTAGGTGGATTTATTGAGTATAGTAATGAATGTGGATTTGAAGTTATGGGGGAAATTAATAGAGGGTAGGTTTTAATTAAGGGGACTAACGGGATTAAGCGTAGTGATAAATAGTAAGTTTTACTTGCCTTACTCCTGAAGGAACGGTCTTCGTAAAACTTACTATTTATCACAATGCAGTGTACGTATTGGGTTAGTGTTTAGGGTATTTTGGGTGATATTTAGTTGATTAAATTTGAAAGGGATGTGGATGATGATAAGAGTATTGTTGGTGGATGATCAGGATATTTTGTTACAGGGGTTGACTATGATTTTGGGGAAAGAGGAAGATATTGAAGTAGTAGGGGGAGTAAAAAACGGAGAGGAAGCTGTAAGTAGATGTAAGGTAGATAATATTGATGTGGTATTGATGGATATTAGAATGCCTGTTATGAATGGTGTGGAGGCTACAAGAGCCATAAAAGATTTTAAAGGGAGTATTAAGATTATTGTTTTGACAACTTTTAATGATGATGAGTATATATTTGATTCTCTGAAATATGGGGCATCAGGATATTTGTTGAAAGATGCAATGCCAAAAGAGATATCTGAGGCAATTAGATGTGTATATAATGGAGGAACATTGATAAATCCATCTGTTGCAACTAAAGTAATGGATAGGTTCAAGGAGATAAGTAACAATGAACAGGAATATGAAAGGGTACAGGAGGTAAATACTTTAACATCGAGAGAAAAAGATATCTGTAGTCTATTGGCGAAAGGGAAGAATAATAAAGAAATATCCGAAGAGTTATTCTTGAGTCAAGGGACTGTCAAAAATCATATAACTAGTATATTGGGAAAACTTGATCTCAGGGACCGTACTCAGTTGGCTATCTTTGCTATTAAGAATAAGCTATAGTCATATTATAAATGTGCAAAAAGTCATGGGTATAATGTGACAATAGATACATGGAATATTATTGGTAATGGTGTATATTAGTTGTATAGTAATTAACTAAATAGCTAAATGAGGTGTATAAAATGAAAAAGATGATTAGTGTAATAATGATGACGGTTATTGTAGTAGCAATGTTGACTGCCTGTTCAACTAAAGCACTTGTAGATTATAATAATGCGGTAGTAAAAACGGATTCGGAGAAGATGGGGAAAGAATCTATGGAAATAAAGATAAATGTAGATTATAATACAGAAGGTTTATCTTTAGAAAAAGTTACACAACTGAATCATTATAAGGAAATGATGTTTAATATAACTAATCAGTATGATATGACACAAGATAAGATTGCAACAGATATTTATATGAATTTTGGTGGATTAGGTATGGATTCTTATTTTTATAAGGATGGAGATAAGCAGTATATACAAATTCCAGTACTCAAGAAATATGCTAAGCTGGATGAAAAGAATTTCACTACTAACAACTATGATAAGATATTTGCTAATGTATCAGATAAATGGTTAGAACTATTGGGAGAAGAAAATGTACTGAAAGGTGAAAATACAATTATTGATACAAAAGATGGTCAGGTAAAAGCAAAAGAAGTATCAATAA
The window above is part of the Vallitalea guaymasensis genome. Proteins encoded here:
- a CDS encoding aspartate carbamoyltransferase regulatory subunit, with translation MLKINGIKKGIVIDHIKAGLGYKIFKELKLDEADCTTALIKNAPSSKLGKKDLIKIDNVIDLNLDILGLIDPGLTITIIDDENIVDKIKLSIPEKVVGILKCNNPRCVTTIEKNEDITFTLVDPEKKEYKCEYCDTRTSL
- a CDS encoding response regulator transcription factor — translated: MIRVLLVDDQDILLQGLTMILGKEEDIEVVGGVKNGEEAVSRCKVDNIDVVLMDIRMPVMNGVEATRAIKDFKGSIKIIVLTTFNDDEYIFDSLKYGASGYLLKDAMPKEISEAIRCVYNGGTLINPSVATKVMDRFKEISNNEQEYERVQEVNTLTSREKDICSLLAKGKNNKEISEELFLSQGTVKNHITSILGKLDLRDRTQLAIFAIKNKL
- a CDS encoding amidohydrolase, encoding MDIILYNGKVITMDEDKPYASGVCIKGNKIYKVGNDEEVLACKKENTKLIDLQGRSLLPGFNDSHMHLINFAYTDSMIRLAGLTSVNEIIEKSKESIKQDTANASWIKGRGWNQNNFDEPRMLNRYDLDKISVDRPICFIRACGHVLVINSYALKMLNITGDTVQVAGGHFDIDANNEPTGIFRENAMNLVYDNMPSPTITEIKDMITSACKLALSEGITSIQTDDLDNFSDNDYDKIIKAYEELRDDGELPVRIYEQCLLGDLETFKGFLNKGYRTGQGDNFFKIGPLKILADGSLGARTAYLSEPYEDDSSTCGIGKLTQDQLDQLVLCAHKNNMQIAIHCIGDKIMDMSFSSIKKAIEEYPRKDHRHGIVHSQITTKQLLDEFRKVDAIAYIQPIFLDGDISIVEKRIGKERAKYSYNFKTLIDMGVHTPYGSDCPVEPFNVLHGIYCAVTRKTLEGLPVEGWLPEQKVTTLQAISSFTKEGAYASFEEDAKGIIKEGMLADLVVLDNDILEMESHKIKDMKVDYTIVDGVVVYDRMKQ
- a CDS encoding Ig-like domain-containing protein; amino-acid sequence: MKKNFKGKIGLFLAIMFVTLILSPKTLLANTEGDSDNPCIIYLKGVELNLEEGRREKRSVVEDSGLYIISFEGPIEEYMKNDITKLGVELIEYIPDFAFLSRMNSNTISDVSLLSYVNKIVSYQPEYKINPVLKSKRRTTRSITLEDLNEKDITVKIFTVDDSSILDAYIEEFGGTKIDSTENEVIVKLNPSDVERFASLDSVKYIEPVVEFELFNDKARDFMGVNSVNNLGYNGSGQVVAVCDTGIDTGVNDSGMHSDFQGRIDSIFPLGRATADDIHGHGTHVAGSVLGDGTRSNGQIKGIAPQAHLVFQSVLDSGGGLGGLPNDLNDLFQQAANAGAHIHTNSWGAAVGGQYTGSSQDVDEYVWNNKNMIILFAAGNEGDGYSGTVYNSIGSPGTAKNCITVGATENNRPNMPNTKWGNIGDNPNEIAPFSSRGNCDDGRVKPDIVAPGTWILSAKSSVAPSSNFWADYNNYYAYMGGTSMSTPLTAGAVAAARGYMQDVWNHTPSAALMKAAIINGGTDLGFGFPSKDQGWGRVNLADSLKNKEYEYSDQAYSLATGATQNFTYTIESTSTPLTISLVWSDYPGSTAASKALVNDLDIKVTSPSGTVYYGNDFTQPFNSDYDRLNNVENIYIDSPETGNYSVEVKGYNVPQGPQSFALFASADFGTAIVDDVAPTCNITSPSNGDTVNAMLAIEANAEDNVAVSKVEFYVDNNKIGEVTAAPYNFNWNTNTVNNGNYNLKVKAIDTSNNEATSSEITVTVNNVIDDEAPTCNITSPTNGDDVNGTININADAQDNIAVNKVEFYVDNNKIGEDATSPYSFEWDTTTVSNASHTLKVKAIDTSDNEGLSNEITVAVDNAPTVEYKTETFTGSASIFNSPQIDIDVTANGTIDLQLSGSSSSLKMKLYDPSGSLLATNKSSISYDATETGTYSIVVSAFSFFGADYTLTATYPVVSTQDEDIDSVEDSTETVEPIEVIADGDIISDIMTIDTYVDENKSIKLIELYVDENKVMEFTEIPEVIEWDTTTVDNGNHEVQVKITDESGNVITSTTLNVVVENDMSE
- the pyrB gene encoding aspartate carbamoyltransferase; the encoded protein is MLKGKHLIQPDDFTVEELEEIFTLADDIIKDPDKYLDVCKGKLLATLFYEPSTRTRFSFEAAMLRLGGGVFGFSEASSSSVSKGESIGDTIRVVGCYADIAVMRHPKEGAPKLASKYSDIPVINAGDGGHQHPTQTLTDLLTIRSYKKSFSNNVIGLCGDLKFGRTVHSLVKALSRYENIKFVFIAPPELEIPSYITDELTDHEFYQTSNLEEAIPELDILYMTRIQKERFFNEEEYLRLKGYYLLDNDKLMNAKKDMIILHPLPRVDEISTEVDNDPRAVYFNQAKYGMYVRMALILKLLGGDANVKN
- a CDS encoding sensor histidine kinase, with product MIRKIGYYLIDLLAVIIFYFAFIYEGAKDNRYILLLTLFVAYVILSIAKNIFKEHSKIILVILCLKIMLLLFIEINSKFAINYFIHAVYLLIIIESTSLLSFKSSLIINSLAFIVSLYKFLNLISFNNSISNISQMFLFVLINSLVIIILGFAKYHQEEKSKIDNIYKELLNAHYKLKDYAQQIKELTTTQERNRIARDLHDTLGHNMTGLIMQLEMTSSMMDKDMDEAKILMEESKITARESLKKVREIVETFKDESRMYTDIGAIKELIDEFSSKTGVKISFEIKGEKIALSPDVYITLYRVIQESMTNAVRHGKADEIKIVIKYEKDVIRFSIVDNGVGCDDVCEGYGLKGMRERVGLLGGFIEYSNECGFEVMGEINRG
- a CDS encoding DUF5050 domain-containing protein, yielding MKKFVLFTMTFILMMTCYTTSSAADKKETKVLFNGLPLNYYSIDGDIYIKATDLNDFGFFQLYSDDVLTFAQNIHKMIYPLSEENYYKGSLDTQWTKSKVIINNIPIETKLIENENYISIENAKKFSSMTNNNPIIYPKHNTINLSHKNNIFYHKDKEIGYISEEGIPFLSFTYIKNIIGLNGERKQYGSSWIEYAKDEHYSLSITKLNKFKNSILKVYWDNSLVYLTVIKSPLDFDGSDFYMPLTDIEKYLNLDLIVETDTPITRTYEMKDMDRILGAKDDWVYYRTASNGLAAMNLSTGVNRIIDEESCENYLNTMDGYIYYKKWGSGVHRIRVSGDESEKLTSSDVIRISVNKDGIFYLQSESGEVGDFFRVNLDGTNLTRLIDDPDRGMHFTYCLEGNHITYAKRDGIYQVDIDGSNKKMIKDTKDGFREIPDLSNQAWHYFDQFKPTQDVVTTTETKDGNVLCGIMRINYNTKEIKHYVDIVKDSDDYVHTVITDKNIFYTLENTPNILYRVDL